A window of the Tripterygium wilfordii isolate XIE 37 chromosome 12, ASM1340144v1, whole genome shotgun sequence genome harbors these coding sequences:
- the LOC120010540 gene encoding uncharacterized protein LOC120010540, which produces MGARECALDSLRGSPEESFAYLPHYCAVLEINNHGTITHIESDDENRFKYFFMAIGASLRGFQSSMRLVIVVDGTHLKGKYLGTLFVATALDENEQIYPVAFGIGDYENNASWQWFFKKLRDAIAVEDFLRLCILSNRNPSIDRAVSLVLSGSFHGACIIHIQRNMKVKGFNESIIPIYLKAAKVYRTSEFKHLMNQLRNVDGGRPYAYLVETGFHRWSRALSSGKRYSIMTTNIAECLNAILRDARTSVTSYLCCECDKEVRKRSYRSQRLNVQPISHSEYYVRDGDQDGQVDLQNKTGSCRVSNIILL; this is translated from the exons ATGGGGGCTAGAGAATGTGCTCTTGATTCTCTTCGTGGTTCACCGGAGGAATCATTTGCTTACTTACCTCATTATTGTGCTGTATTGGAGATTAATAACCATGGTACAATTACTcatattgagtctgatgatgaaAATCGATTCAAGTATTTTTTCATGGCTATTGGTGCAAGTTTACGTGGATTTCAGAGTTCAATGCGCCTTGTTATCGTCGTTGATGGCACCCATTTGAAGGGTAAGTATTTGGGTACACTTTTTGTCGCAACTGCTTTGGACGAAAATGAGCAAATTTATCCGGTTGCTTTTGGGATTGGTGATTATGAGAATAATGCATCTTGGCaatggttttttaaaaaattacggGATGCCATTGCAGTCGAAGACTTCTTACGGTTATGTATACTTTCAAACAGAAATCCTAGCATTGATAGGGCAGTTTCACTTGTATTGTCTGGTTCATTTCATGGTGCATGTATCATCCATATCCAACGGAACATGAAGGTGAAAGGGTTCAATGAATCTATCATCCCTATATATCTTAAAGCTGCTAAGGTATATCGAACATCTGAGTTCAAGCATTTGATGAATCAGTTACGTAATGTCGACGGAGGTAGACCTTATGCTTATTTAGTTGAAACTGGTTTCCATAGGTGGTCTAGAGCACTGTCTTCTGGTAAGAGATATAGTATCATGACAACGAACATTGCAGAGTGCTTGAATGCTATACTACGAGATGCTCGAA CATCTGTCACGTCTTACCTATGTTGCGAGTGTGACAAGGAAGTTCGAAAGAGAAGCTATAGGTCACAGCGACTAAATGTTCAACCGATAAGCCATAGTGAGTACTATGTACGAGATGGTGATCAAGATGGACAGGTCGATCTACAAAACAAGACCGGTTCATGTCGGGTGTCTAACATAATCCTGCTCTAG